One window of Sinorhizobium numidicum genomic DNA carries:
- the mscL gene encoding large conductance mechanosensitive channel protein MscL: MLNEFKEFIARGNVMDLAVGVIIGAAFSKIVDSVVNDLVMPIVGALTGGGFDFSNYFLPLSGNVNAPTLAAARQQGAVFAYGNFITVLINFLILAWIIFLLIKLVNRVRASVEREKAPAAPPPQDIQLLSEIRDLLKQRA, from the coding sequence ATGCTGAACGAATTCAAGGAGTTTATTGCCCGCGGCAATGTCATGGATCTTGCAGTGGGCGTCATCATCGGTGCCGCTTTCAGCAAGATCGTCGACTCGGTCGTTAACGACTTGGTCATGCCGATCGTCGGCGCGCTCACCGGCGGCGGCTTCGATTTCTCCAATTATTTCCTGCCGCTTTCCGGAAATGTCAATGCGCCGACGCTTGCGGCAGCCCGCCAGCAGGGCGCGGTCTTTGCCTACGGCAACTTCATCACCGTGCTCATCAACTTCCTGATCCTCGCCTGGATCATCTTCCTGTTGATCAAGCTCGTAAATCGTGTTCGCGCATCGGTCGAAAGGGAGAAGGCACCGGCCGCACCACCGCCGCAGGATATTCAGTTGCTGTCGGAGATTCGCGATCTGCTGAAACAGCGCGCATGA